From Spirosoma agri, one genomic window encodes:
- a CDS encoding helix-turn-helix transcriptional regulator — MQLLDSHSPVPVYSLEPDGVTGNRHFRVYNYNGSLPNLAELLIPHRKDHYLLVFIRKAGGRQWIDMTPYILQDNTIYFSGPDQVIVKEEFKQLWSTGIAFTGEFLSLQENASLTRLPLIQNPQGGHELKLTETDVTFVEDILAKINVEYQRPSEWQQRMLAAYLTVLLTYLSRLYSEQFTGNDPSVEKLVLTRFQAKIDECFREWHEVNDYASMLHVSAGHLSEVVKSQSGKPAIKHIHERLVLEARRLLFHTHQSLKEIAFDLGFSDASYFNRFFKRETGTTPAEYRTYIRKMYQ, encoded by the coding sequence ATGCAACTACTTGACTCTCATTCCCCAGTACCTGTTTATTCGCTGGAACCGGACGGGGTAACGGGCAACAGACACTTCAGGGTGTATAATTACAACGGCAGTCTCCCTAATCTGGCCGAGTTACTGATACCGCATCGAAAGGATCACTACCTGCTCGTGTTCATCCGGAAAGCGGGCGGTCGTCAATGGATCGACATGACGCCCTACATTCTGCAAGACAACACGATCTACTTCTCCGGGCCAGACCAGGTCATCGTGAAGGAAGAGTTCAAACAGTTGTGGAGTACCGGTATTGCATTTACGGGCGAGTTTTTATCGCTTCAGGAGAACGCGTCCTTGACTAGGCTGCCACTGATCCAGAATCCTCAGGGTGGCCATGAATTAAAGCTTACAGAGACTGATGTAACATTTGTCGAAGACATACTGGCCAAAATCAATGTCGAGTATCAGCGTCCCAGTGAATGGCAGCAGCGCATGCTGGCGGCTTACCTGACGGTTTTGCTCACGTATCTAAGCCGTTTGTATAGCGAGCAGTTTACCGGGAATGATCCCTCGGTCGAGAAGCTGGTGTTGACGCGATTTCAAGCCAAGATTGATGAATGCTTTCGAGAATGGCATGAAGTGAACGACTATGCGTCAATGCTTCATGTATCGGCCGGGCATTTGAGCGAGGTGGTGAAAAGTCAGAGTGGCAAGCCGGCCATCAAACACATCCACGAGCGACTGGTGCTGGAAGCCCGGCGGCTCCTGTTTCATACCCATCAGTCACTGAAGGAAATTGCCTTTGATCTTGGTTTTTCGGATGCTTCCTACTTCAATCGGTTCTTCAAACGGGAAACGGGCACGACCCCTGCCGAATACCGGACGTATATCCGTAAAATGTACCAGTAA
- a CDS encoding SDR family oxidoreductase yields the protein MKTALITGANKSIGFETARQLLQQGYYVYLGSRDLQKGQQAVSQLQAEGLTQVEPIEIDVNSSDSIKAARDVLGQRTTVLDALVNNAGIHGAIPQTALETEASGFKQVFETNVFGVIDVTHRFMDLLTQSTEPRIVNVTSGLGSLTLHSDPTWKYYQVKPAGYVASKAALNAYTIVLAHDLRNTPFKVNAVDPGYTATDFNGHSGPGTVPDAAARVVKAAVLGPDGPTGQFFSDDNSPETGISPW from the coding sequence ATGAAAACAGCACTGATCACAGGAGCAAACAAAAGTATTGGCTTTGAAACCGCCAGACAATTACTACAGCAGGGGTATTACGTGTATTTGGGCAGCCGCGATTTGCAGAAAGGGCAGCAGGCGGTTAGCCAGTTGCAGGCGGAAGGGCTGACGCAGGTAGAACCTATCGAGATCGACGTCAATTCGAGTGACTCCATAAAAGCCGCCCGCGACGTACTCGGCCAAAGGACCACTGTGCTGGATGCACTGGTAAACAACGCGGGCATTCACGGGGCTATACCGCAGACGGCACTGGAAACAGAAGCCAGCGGATTTAAGCAGGTATTTGAAACGAATGTATTTGGGGTCATCGACGTGACACACAGGTTCATGGACCTGCTAACGCAATCGACGGAGCCAAGAATCGTTAACGTTACCTCGGGCCTGGGTTCGCTCACCCTGCATAGTGACCCTACGTGGAAATATTACCAGGTCAAGCCCGCTGGTTACGTTGCCTCTAAAGCAGCTCTCAACGCGTATACCATTGTGCTGGCGCATGACTTGCGCAATACGCCCTTTAAGGTCAACGCCGTTGATCCCGGTTATACCGCTACCGATTTCAATGGTCACTCTGGCCCCGGAACCGTGCCAGATGCTGCTGCCAGAGTAGTAAAAGCAGCCGTATTGGGTCCAGATGGGCCAACGGGGCAATTCTTTAGCGACGACAATTCACCGGAAACCGGCATTAGCCCCTGGTAG
- a CDS encoding carboxylate-amine ligase — translation MSLPREAFTMGVEEEYQIIDPESRQLRSRAQSILRKAQATLGDQVTQELYLSQIEIGTSVCETIQQVRDELRHLRGQVIAAARSADSRIVAAGTHPFSHWQDQKLTPKERYIDLQTDFQQLTREQLIFGCHVHIGIPDRELVIDVMNRSRPWLPVLLALASNSPFWLGTDTGYASFRTELWGRWPTAGIPHVFNSRADYDRLIDDMARTGSITDATKIYWDMRPSSHYETLEFRVTDVCLTVDEAVMIAGLARALVRTCALEAEQNSVVVHVRPEILQAAKWQAARYGLAQSLIDPRGGCAIAAPELIDSFLTYIRPALEEYGDWSEIDQLVKRVVKEGTGSARQRSEYDRCGNYEAVVDYMVSESAKGT, via the coding sequence ATGTCCCTCCCCCGTGAAGCCTTTACGATGGGCGTTGAAGAAGAATACCAGATCATCGATCCGGAAAGTCGTCAGCTTCGGTCGAGGGCGCAATCGATACTACGTAAAGCTCAGGCGACCCTCGGTGACCAGGTAACGCAGGAACTTTACTTATCCCAGATTGAGATTGGCACTTCGGTTTGTGAAACGATCCAGCAGGTGCGTGATGAACTTCGGCATCTACGGGGTCAGGTCATCGCAGCCGCCCGAAGCGCCGATAGCCGCATTGTAGCCGCCGGAACCCATCCCTTTTCCCACTGGCAGGATCAGAAACTGACGCCAAAAGAGCGTTACATCGATCTGCAAACCGACTTTCAGCAACTGACCCGGGAGCAACTCATTTTTGGCTGTCACGTTCACATCGGTATTCCTGACCGGGAGCTGGTTATCGACGTGATGAACCGCTCACGACCCTGGCTGCCTGTCTTACTCGCCTTGGCCAGTAATTCTCCGTTCTGGCTGGGCACCGATACGGGGTATGCCAGCTTTCGCACCGAGCTCTGGGGACGCTGGCCGACAGCGGGTATTCCCCACGTGTTCAACTCGCGGGCGGACTACGATAGGTTGATCGATGACATGGCGCGAACGGGCAGCATTACCGATGCGACCAAAATCTACTGGGATATGCGTCCTTCGTCTCATTACGAAACGCTGGAGTTCCGGGTTACCGATGTCTGTCTGACGGTCGATGAGGCTGTTATGATTGCAGGACTGGCCCGAGCCCTGGTGCGAACCTGTGCGCTGGAAGCCGAGCAGAATAGCGTGGTAGTGCACGTCCGGCCTGAAATTTTACAGGCCGCCAAGTGGCAGGCCGCCCGCTATGGTCTCGCGCAAAGCCTGATCGATCCACGGGGAGGGTGTGCCATTGCCGCTCCCGAATTGATTGATTCGTTCCTGACCTACATTCGGCCTGCCCTGGAAGAATATGGCGACTGGTCAGAAATTGACCAGCTTGTGAAACGAGTGGTTAAAGAGGGAACGGGCTCGGCTCGTCAGCGATCGGAATATGATCGGTGTGGTAATTATGAGGCTGTCGTCGATTATATGGTCAGCGAAAGCGCAAAAGGAACGTAA
- a CDS encoding response regulator, giving the protein MLTRFAILLVEDDLAIIDIITRTAKTSFPEADFIPVKTFEEAVVYLYNVEGPGPRLALLDIHLGGSQTGLDFLQLMQQHPLGKLVPVVMLSASRSAHDRRDAYNRGAVSFVTKPFSLAEWKVLLSELRSYWYNAVSLPRTWFEKTQQASN; this is encoded by the coding sequence ATGCTCACTCGTTTTGCTATCCTGTTGGTGGAGGACGACCTTGCTATTATCGATATCATCACCCGTACGGCAAAAACCAGTTTTCCCGAAGCTGATTTTATTCCGGTCAAAACCTTTGAAGAGGCTGTCGTTTACCTCTATAATGTCGAAGGGCCTGGGCCAAGGCTAGCCCTGTTGGATATTCATTTGGGTGGCTCTCAGACAGGACTGGATTTTCTGCAATTGATGCAGCAGCACCCACTTGGCAAGCTGGTACCGGTGGTTATGTTATCGGCCAGCCGATCGGCCCACGACCGCCGTGATGCCTACAACCGAGGAGCCGTTTCGTTCGTAACCAAACCCTTTAGTTTAGCCGAATGGAAAGTGTTGTTGAGTGAGTTACGTTCCTACTGGTACAACGCGGTTTCGTTGCCACGTACCTGGTTCGAGAAAACACAACAAGCCAGCAATTAG
- a CDS encoding response regulator: MMQQKQPFLILVVDDEPPIFDLITTTAQTRFPQATFVNTRSVQETLDYLQNQEADLPQLILSDIDLQQSRDGFDLLDEIRTKFKGKIPVIMLTVLADPTAVKRAYDKGVTAYTQKPEDMTGWRNYIDTLKAYWHDTNFLPSTPPT, from the coding sequence ATGATGCAACAAAAGCAGCCCTTTCTGATTTTGGTCGTCGATGATGAGCCGCCCATTTTCGATCTGATCACCACGACAGCTCAGACGCGGTTTCCTCAGGCTACCTTCGTTAATACACGATCCGTTCAAGAAACGCTCGACTACCTCCAGAACCAGGAGGCCGATTTGCCCCAACTGATTTTGTCCGATATTGATCTGCAACAGAGCCGGGATGGCTTTGATTTACTGGATGAAATCCGAACCAAGTTCAAGGGGAAGATACCCGTTATCATGCTCACAGTGCTTGCAGACCCAACGGCAGTAAAACGGGCGTATGATAAAGGAGTCACTGCCTACACCCAGAAGCCTGAAGATATGACGGGATGGCGCAACTACATTGATACACTCAAGGCCTATTGGCATGATACCAATTTCTTACCCTCTACTCCGCCGACCTGA
- a CDS encoding DUF2306 domain-containing protein has protein sequence MLAALTAISTGTYILFTTKGTSAHRLAGRFYAVSMGLLLCTAFQMYYLSGCFGIVHWGAVGSGIDLLVGLGALGLKALSRSWLTWHYLGMGASITGLYAAFFVESTYRFFPEIYYWWVTLGLAALVFLVGSFLLYHHYPGWIRAIRYTSG, from the coding sequence GTGCTCGCTGCCCTTACTGCGATAAGTACAGGTACCTACATTCTGTTTACGACCAAAGGAACCAGTGCCCATCGACTGGCTGGGCGGTTCTATGCCGTTAGTATGGGCTTACTCTTATGTACGGCCTTTCAGATGTACTACCTTTCTGGCTGTTTTGGTATCGTCCACTGGGGGGCGGTCGGCAGTGGCATTGACCTACTCGTTGGGCTGGGAGCCCTTGGTCTGAAAGCGCTTAGTCGATCCTGGCTTACGTGGCATTATCTGGGTATGGGTGCATCGATCACCGGGCTATACGCAGCCTTTTTCGTGGAGAGTACGTACCGTTTTTTCCCGGAGATTTATTATTGGTGGGTCACCCTTGGATTGGCCGCCCTGGTTTTCCTTGTTGGCAGTTTCCTGTTATACCACCATTATCCAGGTTGGATCAGGGCGATACGCTATACGTCGGGGTGA
- a CDS encoding PA14 domain-containing protein, whose amino-acid sequence MIYPTTTTLVRCGLFLILGALTPNVLAQTTYYVAANGNDTQDGRSSNHPFQSLDKVNTIALQPGDQVLFRRGDTFRGSLQLRQSGSANNPIVIDAYGSGAKPVISGSQSVTNWSNLGNNRWQATCSSCGDRVTGLYRDNSALPLGRYPNLSDSNKGYLTVQSHGGKTQLTSQQGLSTNWSGGEAVFRPVQWILNRATITGQNGNTLTLDGSGTYDIGDNWGYFIQNHPSTLDQTGEWYYNPANKTILLYDSQANPNSQTIAATVSAEAVNLSNLSYVTVRNLQITQALSTDLLVNNGSNVVITGNDITQSGEDGILVQGNGQQVVLENNLIDDINNNGVTIGTYQNVTFRGNTVRRIGLIPGRGKSGDGTYIGFRSSSNANTLIENNVIDNIGYNALNFATSTTIQRNQISNFCLTKSDGSGIYIWNGNKEPLGDIRIASNIVYNGIGAPEGTPGGAYSGANGIYLDDCTTNMEVTNNTVYNCRGLGYYLHGSSNIRLIGNTAYNNGEGQLAITSANGCQPRSNVIQNNVFVSRLASQFNVKYESNQNDLGSFGQFDNNVYARPFNDTYVIRAVYNNTTGADLSLAQWKSQYGKDQSTTGSPITYASGNPDDYIRFIVNPTGNATQTSLDGTYRDMKNNVYTNQVTVAAYSSIVLLKEPAATPLRTPENPANTTAGLDYAYYEGNWGNLPDFGSLTPIKTGATATPTVALRNREDNFGLRFTGYINVPTDGVYTFYTSSDDGSKLLIGSTEVVNNDGGHPEQERSGTIGLKAGVHALSVLYFEGSADQALTVSYSGPNIGKQVIPASSYLRIATNTPVQPPASSLRDPENPANTTAGLDYAYYEGNWSNLPNFGSLTPIKTGATATPTVALRNREDNFGLRFTGYINVPTDGVYTFYTSSDDGSKLLIGSTEVVNNDGGHPEQERSGTIGLKAGVHALSVLYFEGSADQALTVSYSGPNIGKQVIPASSYLRIATNTPVQPPASSLRDPENPANTTAGLDYAYYEGNWSNLPNFGSLTPIKTGATAMPTVDLRSREDNFALRFTGYITIPTDGVYTFYSSSDDGSKLLIGNTEVVNNDGGHPEQERSGTIGLKAGVHALSLLYFEGTGGQVLTLSYSGPNMGKQVIPTASYLRVSTNTTVQPPVVVGGTGSGLRAEYFNNKDLNAPIVLSRVDANVNFDWGDGSPASNIAVDNFSARWTGQVEAPVSGNYTFTTASDDGIRLWVNGNLVIDNWTGHPLTINNTQSIALTAGQKYDIRLEYFEGPGGAVAKLLWTYPGQSQQVIPQIRLYPAGGSGRLGAIASQETTTEELVVVYPIPARDEVRVRYKAVGAGTVNVQLVSESGHTVLESTESVAEGTNELRMGVSTLPRGLYVLSVIENHKRLSRKIILAD is encoded by the coding sequence ATGATCTATCCAACAACCACAACGCTAGTCCGATGTGGTTTATTTTTGATACTGGGTGCATTGACCCCGAACGTTTTAGCGCAAACAACGTATTATGTCGCTGCTAATGGCAATGACACCCAGGATGGACGCTCCAGCAACCATCCCTTCCAGAGCCTGGATAAGGTCAATACGATTGCGTTACAGCCTGGTGATCAGGTTCTTTTTCGTAGGGGTGATACCTTTCGGGGAAGTCTGCAACTTCGTCAGTCAGGCTCCGCCAATAACCCCATCGTCATTGATGCGTATGGTTCGGGGGCCAAACCTGTTATCAGTGGATCGCAGTCCGTAACGAACTGGTCCAATCTGGGAAATAATCGCTGGCAGGCGACCTGTTCATCCTGTGGGGACCGGGTAACGGGTTTGTACCGAGATAACTCGGCGTTGCCACTGGGGCGCTATCCTAACTTGAGCGATAGCAATAAAGGTTATCTGACGGTACAGTCGCATGGTGGTAAAACACAGCTCACCAGCCAGCAGGGGTTATCGACAAACTGGTCAGGGGGGGAGGCCGTTTTTCGCCCTGTGCAGTGGATATTGAATCGGGCCACCATTACTGGACAGAATGGTAATACGCTGACGCTGGACGGCAGTGGCACCTACGATATAGGGGACAACTGGGGTTACTTTATACAGAATCACCCGTCTACGCTCGACCAGACGGGTGAGTGGTATTATAACCCCGCCAATAAAACAATTCTGCTGTACGATAGTCAGGCAAACCCCAACAGCCAGACAATTGCCGCCACTGTCTCGGCCGAAGCGGTGAATTTATCGAACCTGTCTTACGTAACGGTTCGCAATCTACAGATCACTCAGGCCCTGTCCACCGATCTGCTGGTCAATAACGGATCGAACGTAGTGATTACTGGTAATGACATTACGCAGTCGGGAGAGGACGGTATACTGGTTCAGGGAAACGGCCAACAAGTTGTGTTGGAAAATAATTTGATCGACGATATCAATAACAACGGGGTTACCATTGGCACCTACCAGAATGTGACGTTCCGGGGTAACACCGTTCGGCGCATCGGTCTGATACCGGGTAGGGGTAAGAGTGGCGATGGAACGTACATAGGGTTCCGATCTTCGTCCAATGCGAACACGCTGATTGAGAACAACGTAATCGATAACATAGGCTACAATGCACTAAACTTCGCGACTAGTACCACCATCCAGCGGAATCAGATCAGTAACTTTTGTCTGACCAAGAGCGACGGAAGCGGAATCTATATCTGGAACGGCAACAAGGAACCACTTGGCGACATTCGTATCGCGTCCAATATTGTCTATAATGGCATCGGTGCTCCGGAAGGAACGCCAGGCGGAGCTTATTCTGGCGCGAATGGTATCTATCTCGACGATTGTACCACCAACATGGAGGTTACGAACAACACTGTGTACAACTGTAGAGGTCTTGGATACTACCTGCATGGATCGTCCAATATCAGATTGATCGGAAATACGGCCTACAATAATGGTGAAGGTCAGTTAGCGATTACGAGCGCAAATGGTTGTCAGCCCCGCAGCAATGTTATCCAGAATAATGTTTTCGTGAGTCGGCTGGCCAGTCAGTTCAATGTCAAATATGAATCTAACCAGAATGATCTGGGTAGTTTCGGCCAGTTTGACAATAATGTATACGCACGTCCCTTCAACGATACCTACGTAATCAGAGCCGTATATAACAACACGACCGGAGCTGACCTTTCACTGGCGCAATGGAAAAGCCAGTATGGTAAAGACCAATCAACGACCGGTAGCCCCATTACGTACGCGTCTGGCAATCCGGACGACTACATCCGATTTATCGTCAATCCAACAGGCAATGCCACTCAGACGTCACTGGATGGGACCTACCGGGATATGAAGAACAATGTGTATACCAATCAGGTGACCGTTGCTGCCTACTCCTCCATCGTGCTTCTGAAAGAACCGGCGGCTACGCCATTACGTACCCCCGAGAACCCGGCCAACACAACGGCTGGTCTGGATTACGCTTATTACGAAGGTAACTGGGGTAACCTGCCCGATTTTGGATCGCTGACTCCGATAAAAACCGGTGCCACCGCCACACCTACCGTTGCCCTGCGCAATCGGGAAGATAATTTCGGGCTGCGTTTTACGGGCTATATCAACGTGCCCACCGATGGTGTCTATACCTTCTATACCTCATCCGATGATGGCAGCAAACTCCTGATCGGCAGTACTGAAGTGGTCAACAACGACGGTGGCCACCCCGAACAGGAGCGATCGGGAACCATCGGCTTGAAGGCGGGCGTGCATGCCCTGAGCGTGCTGTACTTCGAGGGTAGCGCGGATCAGGCGCTGACCGTAAGCTACAGTGGGCCCAACATCGGCAAGCAGGTGATCCCGGCATCCTCGTACCTGCGCATCGCTACCAATACCCCGGTTCAGCCCCCCGCCAGTTCGTTGCGTGATCCGGAGAACCCGGCCAACACGACGGCTGGGCTGGATTATGCTTATTACGAAGGTAACTGGAGCAACTTGCCTAACTTCGGGTCGCTGACTCCGATCAAAACCGGTGCTACCGCCACACCTACCGTTGCCCTGCGCAATCGGGAAGATAATTTCGGGCTGCGTTTTACGGGTTATATCAACGTGCCCACCGATGGTGTCTATACCTTCTATACCTCATCGGATGACGGCAGCAAACTTTTGATCGGCAGTACTGAAGTGGTCAACAACGATGGTGGCCACCCCGAACAGGAGCGATCGGGAACCATCGGCTTGAAGGCGGGTGTGCATGCCCTGAGCGTGCTGTACTTCGAGGGCAGCGCGGATCAGGCGCTGACCGTGAGCTACAGCGGGCCCAACATCGGCAAGCAGGTGATCCCGGCATCCTCGTACCTGCGCATCGCTACCAATACCCCGGTTCAGCCCCCCGCCAGTTCGTTGCGTGATCCGGAGAACCCGGCCAACACGACGGCTGGGCTGGATTACGCTTATTACGAAGGTAACTGGAGCAACTTGCCTAACTTCGGGTCGCTGACTCCGATAAAAACCGGTGCTACCGCCATGCCTACCGTCGATCTGCGCAGCCGGGAAGATAACTTTGCGCTGCGTTTTACCGGTTATATCACTATTCCGACAGACGGCGTCTATACCTTCTATTCTTCATCGGATGACGGCAGCAAACTTTTGATCGGCAATACCGAAGTGGTCAACAACGATGGTGGCCACCCCGAACAGGAGCGATCGGGAACCATCGGCTTGAAGGCGGGCGTGCATGCCCTGAGCTTGCTGTACTTCGAGGGAACTGGTGGACAGGTATTGACCCTTAGTTATAGTGGACCTAATATGGGTAAGCAGGTGATTCCCACTGCCTCGTACCTGCGCGTTTCCACTAACACAACCGTGCAGCCTCCGGTAGTGGTTGGAGGAACAGGCAGTGGCCTTCGTGCTGAATACTTTAACAATAAAGACCTGAATGCACCTATTGTGCTGAGCCGCGTAGATGCCAATGTCAATTTTGACTGGGGTGATGGCTCTCCGGCTAGTAATATCGCCGTCGATAACTTCTCGGCTCGCTGGACGGGTCAGGTCGAAGCACCGGTAAGTGGAAATTATACTTTCACTACGGCATCTGATGATGGTATACGGCTGTGGGTGAACGGTAATTTGGTAATTGATAACTGGACAGGACATCCGCTCACCATCAATAACACGCAATCGATAGCATTAACGGCAGGCCAGAAATATGATATACGACTGGAGTATTTCGAAGGACCAGGTGGAGCGGTGGCTAAGTTGTTATGGACCTATCCGGGGCAGAGCCAGCAGGTAATCCCGCAGATTCGGTTGTATCCGGCGGGAGGGAGCGGTCGGCTGGGAGCGATTGCCAGCCAGGAGACAACCACTGAAGAACTGGTCGTAGTCTATCCGATTCCGGCTCGGGACGAGGTTCGGGTTCGTTATAAAGCTGTGGGGGCTGGCACTGTCAACGTACAGCTAGTAAGCGAGTCTGGACACACAGTGCTGGAGTCAACCGAATCAGTAGCGGAGGGGACAAATGAGCTTCGTATGGGGGTGAGCACTTTACCCCGTGGCTTGTATGTGCTGAGTGTAATCGAGAATCATAAGCGATTGAGCCGCAAGATCATACTGGCCGATTAA